The sequence below is a genomic window from Bos indicus isolate NIAB-ARS_2022 breed Sahiwal x Tharparkar chromosome 24, NIAB-ARS_B.indTharparkar_mat_pri_1.0, whole genome shotgun sequence.
atgaccacaggaaaaaccatagccttgactagacgcacctttgttggcaaagtaatgtctctgcttttcaatatgctatctaggttggtcataattttccttccaaggagtaagcgtcttttaatttcatggctgcagtcaccatctgtagtgattttggagcccccaaaaataaagtctgacactgtttccactgtttccccatctatttcccatgaagtgatgggactggatgccatgatcttcgttttctgaatgttgaggtttaagccagctttttcactctccactttcaccttgatcaagaggctttttagttcctcttcactttctgccataagggtggtgtcatctgcatatctgaggttattgatatttctcccggcaatcttgattccagcttgtgtttcttccagcccagcatttctcatgatgtactctgcatataagttaaataaacagggtgacaatatacagccttgacgaactccttttcctatttggaaccagtctgttgttccatgtccagttctaactcttgcttcctgatctgcatacaaatttctcaagaggcagatcaggtggtctggtattcccatctcttgaagaattttcgacagtttgttgtgatccacacagtcaaaggctttggcatggtcagtaaagcagaaatagatgtttttctggaactctcttgcttttttgatgatccagtggatgttggcaatttgatctctggttcctctgccttttctaaaaccagcttgaacatcaggaagttcacagttcacatattgctgaagcctggcttggagaattttgagcattactttactagcgtgtgagatgagtgcaattgtgcggtagtttgagcattctttggcatcgcctttctttgggattggaatgaaaactgaccttttccagtcctgtggccactgctgagttttccaaatttgctggcatattgagtgcagcactttcacagcatcatcttttaggatttgaaatagctcaactggaattccataacctccactagctttgttcatagtgatgctttctaaggcccacttgacttcacattccaggatgtctggctctaggtcagtgatcacaccatcatgattatctgggtcatgaagatcttttttgtacagttcttctatgtattcttgccacctcttcttaatatcttctgcttctgttaggtccataccatttctgtcctttatcgagcccatctttgcatgaaatgttcctttggtatctctgattttcttgaagagatccctagtctttcccattctgttgttttcctctatttctttgcattgatccctgaagaaggctttcttatctctccttgctattctttggaactctgcattcagatgtttatatctttccttttctcctttgcttttcgcttctcttcttttcacagctatttgtaaggcctcctccgacagccattttgcttttttgcatttcttttccatggggatggtcttgatccctgtctcctgtacagtgtcacaaacctcattccatagttcatcaggcactctatgtatcagatctaggcccttaaatttatttctcacttccactgtataatcataagggatttgatttaggtcatacctgaatgatctagtggttttccctactttcttcaatttaagtctgaatttggcaataaggagttcatggtctgagccacagtcaggtcctggtcttgtttttgctgactgtatagagcttctccatctttggctgcaaagaatataatcaatctgatttcggtgttaatAAAATCCACCACATACAATTGGCCCCTCAATGAAAATATTTGTGGGAACTCATGGGTCCATGAAATTACATCTGAAAATTTTATTAATGCTGTCAACATttgagatttttaatttaatatttttaatttaataaaaatacacagtAAATTTTAGATTCTATGGCAAAaccttaaaatttaaattctgtgGCCAGAATTAATATTTGATTATATGGCTTAAATGGATgagatatttatctttatatacCTAAAGGTAATAGATTTaataaatttagtaaataaaGCTAACATAATGGTATAAGCAGAGGATTTGGTAGTGTAAGTTGATTTAATTCTTAACTATCTTAGAGGAATTAAAAGCAACTTTTCtaatcttctttccttttctccctcccagaatcatatctttttctttatttctgcacTAGCAATTCTATTGCAAATAGATAAATGAGGCATGAATATTATAGCAAATTTGACTGACCTTATTTTCCATAAAgagataaaaaagtaaaaaatacaataaaatacaattttgtgGGAGTTCTATCAGAAATCAGTTGGCATTTATCAGCTTGGTATTATTTTCAACCAAAGGGGAAATTCAGATTTGTATGGGTCTCTGAGATTTTTCTGCTTAcagttaaaaaatgcaaattctgtcaACTTCCTGCTTACACACATGCAAACCAATCCAAATAACTTAAActacttcctttttatttaatctcttttcAAAATGGGAATTTCTAAAAGCAGAAGACATGTTCTTAAAAGTTGAAATGACGTGTCATCATTAATTTTTGCTATTTGAGGTTGTCAATTGCATATGTCATAGAAATGATTAATCATCAAAATTTAATAACCAGAAGTAAACACAGAACATCAACTGTGCTACTAGAAAATTATCTGTGATTGAATCAATATTTTTGTCTTCACATTTGAATGTGTAAGCAAGTTTTACAGCCAGAGTTCTATAGTTCTTGACAGAcgtggcaataataataatattgtaaatcttTAAGAGCTGTGTGACTCTACTACTCAGTTTCCTAGGCATCAACTCTGAGGTGCCAACTGATGATATAAAACTCAAATACAAACTTGTGCAGTATCAATGTCAAAGTTAAATCTTAAATCATGAAAAACACACCAACAATGGAAAtcacttaaaatgtaaaattcaacaGAAATAGTATAGCTCATTGACACGATCTGCATTTTCTCCTAATCAGGACAATTtcaatagaaacattttttaaattataattaaagttATTTAGCATGTAGCtatggaaggaagaaaataccttatgtaaaacatttaaataaggaAGTGGAAGTCTACACATAAAGGGCATTTTCAAACTGCAACATATGGAatttatcagaaaaatgaaattagaatgtaCAGAGTTtcagcttaattttaaaaagacaaaaatgtaccAAAAAGATGTTCATAAACATTATATAATAGATTGCAATTTAACAATATACATTCTAGATGCCTTAAAGGATACTTAGGTGCCAATGGTTTATATTAGAATTGAAGAACAACATAGAATCTAATTGTCCCATATCCTGCATAATTTTTAGTTAGCTTAATGTGGTTATTGTGAAGAGTTAGACACTTACCCTTGAATTCAAGGCCATTTCTCTTGTCTTTAGAAGTCACTATGGGTACAAAAATGGGGAGATATTCCCTTAGATCAAATGCTGTGCTTTCACATTCTGAAGCACATTTCTACGCAAAAATATATCAGTGAACtaagatattataaaaattaggATAATATATAGAGCAGTATTTAGTATTTGGAGGACATAAGTAAATGGGAATACCATAGTAGCCAAAAATATGaatgataaattatattaatCCATCTATAGAAATAAGTTACAtactaaatatgtatataaagatCTTCTGTTTAAATCCATATCTTTTACCTGCCTCCAATCCTTCAATAATTTTCACCAAGTTATGCTTTTATATGTTAAAAgaatatcctagctattgtaaacagtactgcaatgaacattggggtacacgtgtctttgtGAGTTATGCTTTTCTCAGGGTACATGCCCATTAGTGGGATTGCCGGATCATAcggtagttttagttttttaaggggtctccatgctgttcttcatagtggctgtatcaatgttcattcccaccaacagtgcaagagggttcccttttctccacaccctttctagAACTTATTGTTTATAAATTTCTTGATTATGCAcattctgactgttgtgaggtaatacctcattgtagttttgatttacatttctgtaataattagtgattttgagcatcttttcatgtgtttgctggtcatctgtatatctttggagatatgtctatTTAGGTCCTTCACCCAATTCTTGATTGGGCTGTTTTTTTGATACTGTGTTCCAtgggctgcttgtatattttgaaaattaatccccatagatggcagcccaccaggctcccccatccctgggattctccaggcaagagtactagagtgggttgccatttccttttccaacgaacaaagctagtggagatgatggaattccagttgagctatttcaaatcttaaaggatgattctgttaaagtgctacactcaatataccagcaagtttggaaaactctacagtggccacaggactggaaaagatcagttttcattccaatcccaaacaaaggcaatgccaaagaatgttcaaagtaccacacaattgcacttttctcacacgctagcaaagtaacactcaaaattctccaagccaggcttcaacagtacatgaaccatgaacttccagatgttcaagctggatttagaaaaggcagaggaaccagagatcaaattgccaacatatcatcaaaaaagcaagaaagttccagaaaaacatctaaaagatgcttactccttgaaaggaaagttatgaccaacctagatagcatattcaaaagcagagacattactttgtcaacaaaggttcgtctagtcaaggctatggtttttcctgtggtcatgtatggatgtgagagttggactgtgaagaaggctgagtgccgaagaattgatgcttttgaactgtggtgttggagaagacctctagagtcccttggtatacaaggagatccaaccagtctaccctaaaggaaatcaatcctgaatattcttaggagggactgatgttgaagctgaaactccaatactctggccacgtgatgtgaagaactgactccttggaaaagacccttatgttgggaaatattgaaggataggaggagaaggggatgacagaggatgaaatggttggatggcatcaccgagtcgatggacatgagtttgagcaagctccatgagttggtgatggacatggaagcctggtgtgccgcaatccacggggtcacaaagagtcacgtgactgagcaactgaacctaagtttgcaaatattttctcccattctgagggttgtcttttcatcttgtttatagtttccttgactgtgcaaaagcttttaagtttaattaggtcccatttgtttatttttgtttttattttcattattctaggggGTGGGTCAAAAAGGATTTTGCTGTGATtcatatcaaagagtgttctccctgtgttttcctttaagagttttataatgtGTGACCTTACATTCaggtcatacagaatgaagtaaatcagaaagaaaaaacaaatatattaaaagaatagaAGTAATgactacatgtgtgtgtatatttctgtATGTCTGAAAACAGAACATTTAAAACTGTTCCAGGTAGCTGCTTTAAGAATGCTGTTAAAAACATAGCTCCACTGAAGTGTAAATGTGAGTTTCTTAGCTATACTATGAAATACAATATAAGATTAATGTACAATGTAGTTATTCATTCATGAGGTTGATGGGATTtagctttaatttccttttctcactGTACCATGAAGAAATAAACAGTCACAGGATGATTTCATATTTTACAACTTCTCATTCATGGAAACAAGAAAAGATTTAGAAATATACAGATTATATAGAAAAGagcagattcattcattcacattcaAGTTTGTCATCTCTAAATCAGAATAAGAGAATGATGAAGAAAATCTATTAAGAAACAATATCAATCAGTATTAAATGCAAATAAGTAAGTGAGATGATTACCGGCTCATGTTCTTGTAAATAACGCAAACATTTTTGTGCAAACACACGTGGCCAAGAAAAGATTAGAATCTTTGTTTGCTGTCTTGGAattccatcttttaaaatgtcaaagctTTCCTATCACAATATTCACTTTACCTTCAAAACTTTAATATAAGGCTTTACTCACATCAGCATTTGGATTCTgaactcagaaataaaagaacagaaattgtgCTTCTATTTCTATAGGTCTTATATACTATTAAATTTTCAATCTGAATAGTGTAggtttcaaatatatattaacttACAAGTCTAGAATAATTGGTAAACCAACACTGAGGTAACATTTCCTTATTTCTACTCTCTAAAATGTCTTACTCAGTTTTGCCACCAAAAAATTACCTTTTGCAAATGTGAAATACACAATATGACCTTTTTTATGAGATTTCAGCACAAAATTATCTAATCCAGCTTCCATGatagtgtttttaaataaagggaaTGCAGTTAAGTATATAAGATTTCTTTAATGgtaaattagtatttttatattaaagaaaatgtttcttacaCATGTGGAATGTTCCAGACATTGTTCTAACTGTTTGGTATAAAGAAATGAGCAAGACAAAGAATATTCTTGAAATAATGGAattacctttctttctttttctttctacctgTTTGTCCATCCACTGAcccatttatttatctatggCATATATGTATGGATAACTGTTCatcaaaacagcaaaaacattacagtcacagaggaaaaaaaaagacttggtgTTTAGTTATGTTCACTGTATtagttcatttttaaagtaatataaattGTAAGAAGACACAATCTCACCACCTGaccttgtttttaaatttgtgatTTCTAAAATAGCTAAAAGAAATGTTCACTGGAAAATGTTGTGGACATTCTTATATTTGAATTTAATAGGAAATACTGTTCAGGGGTATTTATCTATGAACAAGTTGAACACATTCTACTTGCTGTGCAGTTTTCCACAAGGTCAGAACACGGTTTATGATCTATGAAGCCAACATCCATTACCTTAATTATCGTAGTTCTAAATGATTATCAATATCTGATAATGATTGAagccacttccttttttttttttttgctttcagaaaTAGCATGCCTATTTTTGAAACTACTTTCTTTACTCCCTTCTATGTGAATATCAATACAATTTGATAAATTCCATGTGGATTTCTGTTTGATATTCTGATTGGAAATGCAAGAACTTAAAGATTAGTCTGGAGAGAAATGACATTCTTATTATAACATATTATCCATTGTTTTGGCTTGTTCAGAGccatattttaagtattttgttcATAGATTTTGAATTGTTATtggaattttttcttattatctttAGTTAATTGAACTTTTATCaagaaaatttaactttttatataaTGGGTCTGTACCTTGTCTTGGATATATGTTTTGTCTGTACATAATAGCACAATTGCCTCTTTCTTCTTGCTTATTCATCTACTGTGGTACAACTTTGAATAGCAGATTTACTggttatttttgctattttggtttgtttctgaACTCCTGAGTTTAAATGATTGCctgtaaataataatatttgatttctttaaagtAGAAATTCTAAGTAGAAAATGGAACTTCTCAGATATTCTTAGTTTTAACCATGAACATgggttaacattttaaaattgttttattattttttataataatcatTCCATTTTCTGAGTTGAATTGGtagaatatattaatacatttttgatAGAGAACCTTTCTTGAATTCTGAGGATAAACACCATATGGTCATGACGCATATTTTATAACACTTGTAGGTTCCATGTGCCAAAATTATCACTTAGAAGTTTTTCACCCATAATCATACATAAACCTGTAATTCTCTTCTTTTATACTAT
It includes:
- the CCDC102B gene encoding coiled-coil domain-containing protein 102B isoform X1: MEKKCKKAKWLSEEALQIAVKRREAKSKGEKERYKHLNAEFQRIARRDKKAFFRDQCKEIEENNRMGKTRDLFKKIRDTKGTFHAKMGSIKDRNGMDLTEAEDIKKRWQEYIEELYKKDLHDPDNHDGVITDLEPDILECEVKWALESITMNKASGGYGIPVELFQILKDDAVKVLHSICQQIWKTQQWPQDWKRSVFIPIPKKGDAKECSNYRTIALISHASKVMLKILQARLQQYVNCELPDVQAGFRKGRGTRDQIANIHWIIKKAREFQKNIYFCFTDHAKAFDCVDHNKLSKILQEMGIPDHLICLLRNLYADQEARVRTGHGTTDWFQIGKGVRQGCILSPCLFNLYAEYIMRNAGLEETQAGIKIAGRNINNLRYADDTTLMAESEEELKSLLIKVKVESEKAGLNLNIQKTKIMASSPITSWEIDGETVETVSDFIFGGSKITTDGDCSHEIKRRLLLGRKIMTNLDSILKSRDITLPTKVRLVKAMVFPVVMYGCESWTVKKAERQRTDAFELCGVGEDS